The genomic segment ATTGGACTACAGAAAGATAAAACAAACAGTGGGAATTGTCACGTGTCTGTCTATTAAGCTCTCACCTGATCAGAGGCGTCACCAACTTTCTCCCTTTGCGCATGCGCAAGTGTCTGTGTTCCGCTGCTGTCCAGACTAATGATGCTCTCAGTAGGAGGTCTGGCGTATTTCACATCACTCTTTCTAGAGTCAGTGGTTCTGTAACCTTCATAATTGTACATGTGCTGTAAAGTTCCTGTTCCTCCTACGTCTGCGTAAAGGGGTGGATAATACGGAATAACTGGCAGATTGGCACCGGATTTATAAAACATCCGCTCACGCCTCCATCTGTAGCATTTCACTGACAGTATAGTTATGATGGAGACGATAAAGAGGAATGAAACCACAGCCAAGGCCAGCACTAGATAAAATGTCAGGTTGTCGTTGTATTCCTTGTCGTGCGTAAAGTCAGTGAACTCGGAGAGCACTTCAGGGAAAGTGTCCGCCACCGCCACGTTCACATTGACTGTAGCTGAACGAGAGGGCTGTCCGTTGTCCTCCACTACAACAGTGAGTTTCTGTTTCACAGCATCTTTATCAGTGACTTGGCGCACGGTTCTGACTTCTCCATTCTGTAAGCCCACTTCAAACAGCGCCCTGTCTGTCGCTTTGTGCAGTTTATATGAGAGCCAGGCATtctgtccagagtccacatccaCAGCCACCACTTTAGTGACAAGATAGCCCACATCTGCTGAACGAGGCACCATTTCAGCCACCACAGAGCCACCAGTTTGGACCGGATACAGAATCTGAGGCGCGTTGTCATTCTGGTCCTGAATAATAATCTTCACACTCGCGTTGCTACTGAGAGGCGGGTTGCCTCCGTCCTGCGCTTTGACGCGAATATTGAACTCTTTTGTTTGCTCGAAATCAAAAGCTCGAACAGCAAGAATCTCTCCGCTCTCTGCGTTCACTGAAATATAAGACGAAGCAGAAACTCCGTTCACAGAAAGATCTTCCAAAAAATAGGAAATGCGCGCATTATTCCCAGAGTCTCTGTCAGTTGCTGTCACTGCAAATACAGACACTCCAGGTGAATTATTTTCCATCACATAAGCGGTGTATGAGTGACGCTGGAAAACAGGGGCGTTGTCATTTACATCCGATATTTTAAGCCTCAGGGTTTGATTTGTAGATAAAGGTGGAGATCCTTCATCTGTAGCTGTGATCGTTATATTGTATTCAGAAAACATTTCACGGTCTAAAATACGGTCAGTGATTAAACTATAGAAATTAGAGGATGTCGCTTTGATGCGAAACGGCAGATCTGAATTCACTGAGCATTTAATCTGTCCGTTTTTCCCGGAGTCCAAGTCTTTAATATTCAACATCGCTACAACAGTCTCCGGGGCGGAATCTTCAGGGATCGGATTGGAAAATGAGATAACACTGATAACTGGGGAATTATCATTAATATCTGTAATATCAATCAACACTTTGCTGGTGGCAGTTCGTCCGCCTTTATCTATCGCTTCCACGTTTAATTCATACTGTTTGGATTTTTCATAATCTAGGACACCTTTTACATTTATTTCCCCAGTGTCTgaattaatattaaatatttccatGGCCTCTTTCCCGGTGTTTCGTGAAAATGAATAGGTAACCTCTCCATTAGATCCTTTGTCCTTGTCTGTAGCACTGACTGTCACTACTAAACTATCTTTCGGAATATTTTCTGATAAAGACACTCGGTATATTGGCTGACTGAACACAGGAGAATTATCGTTTATATCAAGAACAGTGACAGTTATCTTAACTGTTCCAGATTTCTGAGGAGTTCCACCATCAAATGCTGTCAAAATTAAATTATGCTCCTCTTGTTCCTCTCTGTCTAAAGGTGTTTTTAAGATCATGTCAACATATTTGGTGCCGTCGTTACGTGATAATTCTTTCAGAGTGAAATGATCAGTGGGATTAAGGGTGTATCTCTGCAGTGTATTCAGCCCGACATCAGGATCATGCGCACTGTCTAAAGAAAAGAGTGACTCGAGTGCAGCAGATTCCGGGATCTCAATAATGATTTCTTTTCTGTCGAAAGCAGGGGCATGATCATTAATATCTAGTATTTCTACATCAATTCGATGCAGTTCCACTGGATTATCTAGAATAATCTGAAAATGTAAAGAGCATGGAGAGACTTGAGCGCACAGCTCCTCTCTATCTATCCTCTCTCTCACTATCAGAGAGCCTTTATCCACATTCAGACCGATGTACTCACGACTGTCCTCTGTAAAGATCCGCGCTCGGCCAGATTTCAGTCTCTTTACATCCAAACCGAGATCCTGAACGATATTTCCCACCACTGATCCCTTGTTCATCTCCTCGGGAATAGAATAACGGACCTGCCCGTGCGCAACGGCCATGACAAAAGCAAATCCAAGCAGAagcatcgtcagccatgtcgaaACGCGGGCAGTAGAGTCTCTTATCCGGGCATCGAGGGAACAAAGACCACACATGTTATAAACACTCCAGACTGGGCACTACAAAGACTTTTTAATGCAGCCTAAAATAAATCAAATGCCGTTTTTTCAAAAATGCTCAATAGTTGTTCTGCTATGATCTTTTTTTAACCGAGAGACAGTTCAAAGTGAAGACAAGTCCTTTCTGCATGCAGTCAGAATACAGGGGAGGTTCCACAACTGAGCATTATATCTGCACACCCTGACCAACAGCGTCCCTCAGAGTTAAATAAAATTGTTGCACCCAATCAGCGCTAAAAGGACATTATTTTTATTatgtaggcagcacggtggtgtagtagctagcattgtcgcctcacagcaagaaggttctgggtttgagcccagtggctgacgggggcctttctgtgtggaatttggatgttctctctgtgtctgttaccccttttccaccaaatcagttccagggctggttcggggccagtgctggtgctggttcacagctcattaaacttgcgagccagctgagaaccagtttgcttttctatagctcgcggtgctaagggaagccacgtcattacgtcgctgtagacgtcagttacgtcgctgtatatgtcattacgtcgctgtatacatcagttacgtcgctgtatatgtcagttatgtcgctgtatatgtcagttacgttgctacatttgcataaaccttggcacgaatatcgaaggaaaaacaacgtggaagaagcagcagcagcagcagcaacaacaacaataataatggatgatttcgcatttgtacagctgctgcttctcgtcgcttaaaaatggcgatctttcgcggtcttgttgttggtcttaacaactacggccccctgctgacgtaaacggttctttcctctggcccaacagagagttggtgctagcctggaaccggtttttctggccccagagccagttctttgtcagtggaaacagaaagcccagttccaaactaagcactggccccgaacaagccctggaactgctttggtggaaaaggggcatgtgtcggTTCCCACTGGGTgttacggtttcccccacagtccaaagacatgcaggttaggttaattggtggctttaaattgaccgtaggtgtgaatgtgagtgtgaatggttgtttgtctctgtgtcagccctgcgatgacctggtgacttgtccagggtgtaccccgcctctaggGTGACCACCTCCAAAAAGACAAAAAGTTTGACAAGTAGTATGTTTTGGTGGGACAAGGTGGGACAGATGCGGCAGCTTAAAGCTTTCATATATATAGCCTCTATCTTACCAAGAAATATTTGTATCCTGCCTTCAAACCTGTTAACACTGATCATACACTTCACAATTTAGACCATAAGgccaataaaacaaaacatttgaTGTATGTCTATGTTTTCATCCCAAAACCACACCAATGTTGCAAAGTAATGCCTTTATTGAGACATTGTCATTCGTCAACTTAACTGTCAAAAGCACTCAAAAGCACTGACAAAAGCAGTGATACTTAAGCCTTTGAAGTAGGCAAGTAACCTATATGCTCTTCCACATTACTCCTCACTGACACAATTCGACTAAAGGTAcaatgaaaaatctgaaataaaataagaataatcttattttaaataaaacatcagTGCAAACATATTATGAATGTGCATGTTGCACTGAATGGTAGACGCTGGTAACTTCAGCTGGTGTGACTTTATCTGACTCACTGTCATGCATCAGACTTAAGAGAAACGACTGCATAGACTTAGATGTTTCTTGCTGTTGAAACTTTTTCTGGTGAGATTCGCATCTGCCATGTCTCTTGACATCGTGCTCACCACCATGAGCAACTGAAAAACTACTTTTGCACAAAAAAACAGAAAgctctgttgggttcatctgttgATCTTTCCCAGGAATATGATGTCATCCATTCTCTACTGAAAGAGCACTTTCTCGTTCTGGGTGGCACACTGGCCATAGTTTTGCATTCAGGCACCCACTCTCCCTCTCTGTGTCTGTTCAATTTCATGTGGTGGGGCATTTACATTCCCTATAGTTTGATTGACGCAGCCTATGACACAACCTATTGGACAGACATCCTCATTCTCTCCTGCAACCATAGGATGAAACGAAAGCCAAGAGTGCTGTCCAGAGCCATAGATAGAGCTACTGCTCTGGTGCTGTCTCTGCCTTCAAGTAACGCACCATGCAAATGGAATAGATCGCATCTGTATTTTTCACGTTGTCAATGAATGACCAATGAAAAAGTGGGACATTATCCTAATATGCGTGATGTGGGACAAATGCTCAAATGGCTGTACAGAATAACCTAAAGTGGGATGGGTGGTCACCCTACCCAGCtcacacccatagtcagctaggataggctccagcttgcctgcaatcctacacaggataagcggttatggataatgcatGGGTGGATTATTTTGTTTAAATACAATCTTTGCACTGTTTGAACATTTCCATGGTCATTGAgtgagactaaaactgaacaaTTCTTCTACTACACAGTAATATTACCCCCCTCCCCCTACCCCCACACCACCCCCCAACAGATCACATTGTGTGAATTCAGGTACATTGGGATATTCAGTTAATTCAGCCAGTTTACCTGAGCAGTGAAAGTCAAAACTTCCTGTATATTCTGAAGCCCATGCAGTAGAACCACTTGATAGCAGTCACATGCATTCATTCATTTGACTTCTTATAAGGATGTGTGGTCAGCATCAAACATAGAAGTTAACCTTAAAATGCTTggggaaggaaaattgacatatGGTTTGGCTATTTTCCCTCCATAAACTTCTAGAAATGGCATGACTAATAAATTCAACATATATATGAGACAAGCTGCATATACAGAAACCAGACTACCTATGGTAACTGATTAAGTATGAAGTTAGTTCAAATCATGTCTAGAGGTTTATGTCCTTCAATATGATTGGTAATTTCAGAAAGCATGGTTCAGATTATTTGGGACAGGCTTAAAACAAGACAGAAGAAAAGTATATAAAAGTAAAGGATATAGCCAAATGGATACATGAATTTGTTGTTGATGTCTTTGGTGACGATTTTGTCAAATTCAGTTATTTAAACATTTTTTAGTGATAAACTATATGATGAAAAGTATGTGGGCATTTGACTATCACACCCATACACTATGTGGGCCTTCTGCAATCTGGGACAACAAAGTTGGAAAAACACAATCATCTAGAATATCTTTGTTGGCTGTAGTATTAAGATTTTTCTTCACTGGAGCCAAAGAGCTAAAAAAATATGTTATAAATGTCTCCAAACAAAAAAGGACCACATTCATGATTATAAGAATTACTTTGGGAAACAACAATCCATTGTTAAAATCTGTTTATTAGTAGTATTAACATTAACTTTTCTTCCATTTTACAGGAGAAACTACTGATGCTGTTATCCGAAAATAATGCACAGCTTCTTACCAATCAGTTCTCACATTCAACCAAGCTGtgggacaaaaataaataacACTTTAAACTTGTCATTGCATGAAACAAATAGGCCTAAACCAATGTTCCACATTTCCAAACAAGCTGTTGGAAAGGATCAGATATGTCATTAAAAAGGTACTCTGTATGCCTTGACAAAAAGATAATACATATGTATATGAGACCACCATGAGAATCGCAGAAATACAGTGCTTGAGATGTTTTGGTTTTCTGGATGACAAAAAAGTTTCAAAAAATTGGAAATTCAAAATCTGTCCCAATATAATGTCCCCCTATATCCGACCTTTCTCCAGAATTTTCAAGTGTTGGAAATACCGAAGATTATGACAAATCTATCTTTCTGCCCATCGACCACTCACAAAAATGATATAGGATATAAATTAAAACCATACAACATGTACAAAGAGGTTGGCAGTAGCTTATTGGTTGAGATGTCGGTCTACTGGTCGTGACTTGAAATCACAGCACCACCAGGCTGCCACCGCTGGACCCTTGAGCAAAACCTCAACTGCTCAGTCCCGTCTGCCAAATGCCGTAAATGTATAAAGGAAATTAAGTCATCGTTATCCCAGCACACGCACGACAAATAATTTCATTTTTCACAACAAAGTAATATTTTTAGATTCATTTGAATAAGAACATTAATGAGATTGGACTACAGAAAGATAAAACAAAGAGTGGGAAATGTCACGTGTCTGTCTATTAGCTCTCACCTGATCAGAGGGCTCACCAACTTTCTCCCTTTGCGCATGCGCAAGTGTCTGTGTTCCGCTGCTGTCCAGACTAATGATGCTCTCAGTAGGAGGTCTGGCGTATTTCACATCACTCCTTCTAGAGTCAGTGGTTCTGTAACCTTCATAATTGTACATGTGCTGTAAAGTTCCTGTTCCTCCGACGTCTGCGTAAAGGGGTGGATAATACGGAATAACTGGCAGATTGGCACCGGATTTATAAAACATCCGCTCACGCCTCCATCTGTAGCATTTCACTGACAGTATAGTTATGATGGAGACGATAAAGAGGAATGAAACCACAGCCAAGGCCAGCACTAGATAAAATGTCAGGTTGTCGTTGTATTCCTTGCCGTGCGTAAAGTCAGTGAACTCGGAGAGCACTTCAGGGAAAGTGTCCGCCACCGCCACGTTCACACTGACTGTAGCTGAACGAGAGGGCTGTCCGTTGTCCTCCACTACAACAGTGAGTTTCTGTTTCACAGCATCTTTATCAGTGACTTGGCGCACGGTTCTGATTTCTCCATTCTGTAAGCCCACTTCAAACAGCGCCCTGTCTGTCGCTTTGTGCAGTTTATATGAGAGCCAGGCATtctgtccagagtccacatccaCAGCCACCACTTTAGTGACAAGATAGCCCACATCTGCTGAACGAGGCACCATTTCAGCCACCACAGAGCCACCAGTTTGGACCGGATACAGAATCTGAGGCGCGTTGTCATTCTGGTCCTGAATAATAATCTTCACACTCGCGTTGCTACTGAGAGGCGGGTTGCCTCCGTCCTGCGCTTTGACGCGAATATTGAACTCTTTTGTTTGCTCGAAATCAAAAGCTCGAACAGCAAGAATCTCTCCGCTCTCTGCGTTCACTGAAACATAAGACGAAGCAGAAACTCCGTTCACAGAAAGATCTTCCAAAAAATAGGAAATGCGCGCATTATTCCCAGAGTCTCTGTCAGTTGCTGTCACTGCAAATACAGACACTCCAGGTGAATTATTTTCCATCACATAAGCGGTGTATGAGTGACGCTGGAAAACAGGGGCGTTGTCATTTACATCCGATATTTTAAGCCTCAGGGTTTGATTTGTAGATAAAGGTGGAGATCCTTCATCTGTAGCTGTGATGGTTATATTGTATTCAGAAAACATTTCACGGTCTAAAATACGGTCAGTGATTAAACTATAGAAATTAGAGGATGTCGCTTTGATGCGAAACGGCAGATCTGAATTCACTGAGCATTTAATCTGTCCGTTTTTCCCGGAGTCCAAGTCTTTAATATTTAGGATTGCAATAACAGTCTCCGGGGCGGAATCTTCAGGGATCGGACTGAAAAATGAGATAACACTGATAACTGGGGAATTATCATTAACATCTGTAATTTCAATCAACACTTTACTGTTATCACTTAGTCCGCCTTCGTCTATCGCCTCGACATCTAGTTCATATTGTTTGGATTTTTCGAAATCTAAGATATATTTAACTTTTATTTCCCCAGTTTTTgaattaatattaaatatttccatGGCCTCTTTCCCGGAGCTTTGTGAAAATGAATAGGTAACCTCTCCATTAGATCCTTTGTCCTTGTCTGTAGCACTGACTGTCACTACTAAACTATCTTTCGGAATATTTTCTGATAAAGACACTCGGTATATTGGCTGACTGAACACAGGAGAATTATCGTTTATATCAAGAACAGTGACAGTTATCTTAACTGTTCCAGATTTCTGAGGAGTTCCACCATCAAATGCTGTTAAAATTAAATTATGCTCCTCTTGTTCCTCTCTGTCTAAAGGTGTTTTTAAAACCATCGCAGCATGTTTCGTACCGTCGCTACGTGATAATTCTTTCAGAGTGAAATGGTCAGTGGGATTAAGGGTGTATCTCTGCAGTGTATTCAGCCCGACATCAGGATCATGCGCACTGTCTAAAGAAAACCGTGAACCAGCGGCTGCAGATTCCGTTATTTCAATACTGATTTCCTTTCTTTCGAAAGCAGGGGCATGATCATTTATATCCAATATTTCAACATCAACTCGATGTAGAGCTACTGGATTATCTAGAATAATCTGAAAATGTAAAGAGCATGGAGAGACTTTAGCGCACAGCTCCTCTCTATCTATCCTCTCTCTCACTATCAGAGAGCCTTTATCCACATTCAGACCGATGTACTCACGACTGTCCTCTGTAAAGATCCGCGCTCGGCCAGATTTCAGTCTCTTTACATCCAAACCGAGATCCTGAACGATATTTCCCACCACTGATCCCTTGTTCATCTCCTCGGGAATAGAATAACGGACCTGCCCGTGCGCAACGGCCATGACAAAAGCAAATCCAAGCAGAagcatcgtcagccatgtcgaaACGCGGGCAGTAGAGTCTCTTATCCGGGCATCGAGGGAACAAAGACCACACATGTTATAAACACTCCAGACTGGGCACTACAAAGACTTTTTAATGCAGCCTAAAATAAATCAAATGCCGTTTTTTAAAAAATCCTCAATGGTTGTTCTGCTGTGATCTTTTTTTAACCGAGATACAGTTCAAAGTGAAGACAAGTCCTTTCTGCATGCAGTCAGAATACAGGGGAGGATCCACAACTGAGCATTGCATCTTCACACCCTGACCAACAGCGTCCCTCAGAGTTAAATAAAATTATTGCATCCAATCAGCGCTAAAAgaacagtattattattattattacgtaggaagcacggtggtgtagtatctagcattgtcgcctcacagcaagaaggttctgggtttgagcccagtggttgatggggcctttctgtgtggaatttggatgttctcccctgtctgtgtgggtttccactgggtgctccagtttcccccacagtgcaaagacatgcaggttaggttaattggtggctcttaattgactgtaggtgtgaatgtgagtgtgaatggttgtttgtctctatgtgtcagccctgcgatgacctggtgacttgtccagggtgtaccccacctttaggGTGACCACCTCCAAAAAGACAAAAAGTTTGATAAGTAGTATGTTTTGGTGGGACAAGGTGTGACAGATGCGGCAGCTTAAAGCTTTTATATATATAGCCTCTATCTTATCAAGAAATATTTGTATCCTGCCTTCAAACCTGTTAACAATGATCATACACTTCACAATTTAGACCATAAGgccaataaaacaaaacattttatGTATGTCTATGTTTTCATCCCAAAAACACACCAATGTTGCAAAGTACTGTCTTCATTGAGACACTGTCATTCGTCAACTCAACTGTCAAAAGCAGTCAAAAGCGCTGACAAAAGCAGTACTCAAGCCTTTCAAGTAAGCAAGTAACCTATATGCTCTTCCAAATTACTCCTCACTGAAACAATTCAACTAAAGGTAcaatgaaaaatctgaaataaaataaaaaataatcttattttaaataaaacattAGTGCAAACATTTTATGAATGTGCATGTTGCACTGAATGGTATACACTGGTAACTTCAGCTGGTGTGACTTTATCTGACTCACTGTCATGCTTTGGACTTAATAGAAATGACTGCATAGATTTAGACATTTCTTGCTGTTGAACCTTTTTCTGATGAGACTCGTATCTGCCATGTCTCTTGATGTCATGCTCACCACCATGAGCAACTGAACAACTACTTTTGCACAAATAACAGAAAGCTCTGTTGGGTTTATCAGTTGATCATACCCATGAATATGATGTCGTCCATTCTCTACTGAAAGAGCACTTTCTCTTTTTGGGTGGCACACTGGCCATAGTTTCGCATTCAGGCACCCACTCTCCCTCTCTGTGTCTGTTCGATTTCAAGTGGTGGGGCATTTACATTCCCTATAGTTTGATTGACCTAGCCTATGACACAGCCTATTGGACGGACATCCTCATTCTCTCCTGCAACCATTGGACGAAATGAAAGCCAAGGGTGCTGTCCAGAGCCATAGATAGAGCTACCGCTCTGGTGCTGTCTCTGCCTTCGAGTAACACATCAGGCAAATGGAATAGATCGCATCCATGTTTTTCATGTTGTCAATGAATGACCAATGAAAAAGTGGGACATTATCCTAATATGCGTGACATGGGACAAATGCTCAAATGGCTGTATAACCTAAAGTGGGACGGGTGGTCACCCTACCCAGCTcaaacccatagtcagctgggataggctccagcttgcctgcgaccctgcacaggataagcgggtaATGATAATGGTTGGGTGGATTATTTTGTTTAAATACAATCTTTGCACTGTTTGAACATTTCCATGGTCACTGAgtgagactaaaactgaacaaTTCTTCTACTACGCAGTAACatcaacccccctccccccaatccCACACCCCCACACCCCCACACCACCCCTCCAACAGATCACATCGTGTGAATTCAGGTCCATTGGGACATTGGGTTAATTCAGACAGTTTACCTGAGCAGTGAAAGTCAAAACTTACTGTATATTCTAAAGCCCATGCAGTAGAACCTGTAGATAGAAGTCACATGGATTCATTCATTTGGCCTCTTATAAGGATGTGTGGTCAGCATCAAACATAGAAGTTAACCTTAAAATGCTTggggaaggaaaattgacatatGGTTTCGCTATTTTCCCTCCATAAACTTCTAGAATTGGCATGACTAATAAATTCAACTTATACAGTATATGAGACATGTTGCATATACAGAAACCAGACTACCTACAGTAACTGAATAAGTATCAAACTAGTTCAAATCATGTCCAGAAGTTTATAACTTTCAATATGATTGGTAGTTTCGGAAAGCATGGTTCAGATTATTTGGGACAGGCTTAAAACAAGACAGAAGAAAAGTGTATAAAATGAAAGGACACAGCCGAATGGATACATGAATTTGTTGTTGATGTCTTTGGTGACGATTTTGTCAATTTCAGTTATTTAAACCTTTTTTACAGATAAACTATATGATGAAAAGTATGTGGGCATTTGACTATCACACCCATACACTATGTGGGCCTTCTGCAATCTGGGACAACAAAGTTGAAAAAACACAATCATCTAGAATATCTTTGTTGGCTGTAGTATTAAGATTTTTCTTCACTGGAGCCAAAGAGCGCAAAAAATGTCATAAATCTCTCCAAACAAAAAAGgaccactgtggcagtgggggcgtggtcaagcgtcggtctgtgaccggagggcggagtcagggaaggtaagtggcagaatcactacacctgatgtgaattaacctgtttttgtgtgtcttcccagcaaccacaccctatataaggagagagagagcagaggaagagagctctctcccgcaccagatgatttgtgtgtgtgtgtatgcgtgtggctgggagagtgtacgttgctcctgaaaagtgcaaataaaaagagtttttggaactcagttctggcctgccgtacttctgtgctccacccacccgctctgacttctacagtggtgctgaaacccgggacagagcacagaggagaacagccccatgagttctcccccttcgcagacctgatccatgccctcaagacagcccaacagagccagcaccaggcgctgctcaccctccgaaaggagcaagaacaatggttcaaggccctggtgctggcgcaacaggaagatcgtcaggcgttccggcacctcatcatgtcggcgggatccaccatctccaccgctgcgggcccactccacctcaccctaacgaagatgggcctgcacgacgaacccaaggccttcctcacgctatttcaacaagcagcagaagcctcggggtggctggtggaacagcacgtggcgtgtctcctccccctgctaaagggcgaggcgcagctggccgcactacagctccccaccgacagctggctggtctacgcggacctgcgccaggctgtcctccagcatgtggggtgcacccacgaacaacatcatcagcgcttccgtgctctgggcctagaggaggtcggccgcccattcgcgtttggccagcaactctgggacgcctgcaggtggtggctgagggctgacaaccacgatgCCAAGGGAGTTGTCGACCTCGTGGCACTGGGGCAGGTCATTgcgcaacttcccaaaggaa from the Neoarius graeffei isolate fNeoGra1 chromosome 2, fNeoGra1.pri, whole genome shotgun sequence genome contains:
- the LOC132882001 gene encoding protocadherin gamma-A11-like isoform X5; amino-acid sequence: MCGLCSLDARIRDSTARVSTWLTMLLLGFAFVMAVAHGQVRYSIPEEMNKGSVVGNIVQDLGLDVKRLKSGRARIFTEDSREYIGLNVDKGSLIVRERIDREELCAQVSPCSLHFQIILDNPVELHRIDVEILDINDHAPAFDRKEIIIEIPESAALESLFSLDSAHDPDVGLNTLQRYTLNPTDHFTLKELSRNDGTKYVDMILKTPLDREEQEEHNLILTAFDGGTPQKSGTVKITVTVLDINDNSPVFSQPIYRVSLSENIPKDSLVVTVSATDKDKGSNGEVTYSFSRNTGKEAMEIFNINSDTGEINVKGVLDYEKSKQYELNVEAIDKGGRTATSKVLIDITDINDNSPVISVISFSNPIPEDSAPETVVAMLNIKDLDSGKNGQIKCSVNSDLPFRIKATSSNFYSLITDRILDREMFSEYNITITATDEGSPPLSTNQTLRLKISDVNDNAPVFQRHSYTAYVMENNSPGVSVFAVTATDRDSGNNARISYFLEDLSVNGVSASSYISVNAESGEILAVRAFDFEQTKEFNIRVKAQDGGNPPLSSNASVKIIIQDQNDNAPQILYPVQTGGSVVAEMVPRSADVGYLVTKVVAVDVDSGQNAWLSYKLHKATDRALFEVGLQNGEVRTVRQVTDKDAVKQKLTVVVEDNGQPSRSATVNVNVAVADTFPEVLSEFTDFTHDKEYNDNLTFYLVLALAVVSFLFIVSIITILSVKCYRWRRERMFYKSGANLPVIPYYPPLYADVGGTGTLQHMYNYEGYRTTDSRKSDVKYARPPTESIISLDSSGTQTLAHAQREKVGDASDQQKPPNADWRFNQNQRPGPSGATATPEVAMGTGPWPNPPTEAEQLQALMAAANEVSEATNTLGPGTMGLSTRYSPQFTLQHVPDYRQNVYIPGSTATLSANPQQSQQPPQALPAPQVTSAQVEPPKAQTPASKKKITKKEKK
- the LOC132882001 gene encoding protocadherin gamma-A11-like isoform X7, encoding MCGLCSLDARIRDSTARVSTWLTMLLLGFAFVMAVAHGQVRYSIPEEMNKGSVVGNIVQDLGLDVKRLKSGRARIFTEDSREYIGLNVDKGSLIVRERIDREELCAKVSPCSLHFQIILDNPVALHRVDVEILDINDHAPAFERKEISIEITESAAAGSRFSLDSAHDPDVGLNTLQRYTLNPTDHFTLKELSRSDGTKHAAMVLKTPLDREEQEEHNLILTAFDGGTPQKSGTVKITVTVLDINDNSPVFSQPIYRVSLSENIPKDSLVVTVSATDKDKGSNGEVTYSFSQSSGKEAMEIFNINSKTGEIKVKYILDFEKSKQYELDVEAIDEGGLSDNSKVLIEITDVNDNSPVISVISFFSPIPEDSAPETVIAILNIKDLDSGKNGQIKCSVNSDLPFRIKATSSNFYSLITDRILDREMFSEYNITITATDEGSPPLSTNQTLRLKISDVNDNAPVFQRHSYTAYVMENNSPGVSVFAVTATDRDSGNNARISYFLEDLSVNGVSASSYVSVNAESGEILAVRAFDFEQTKEFNIRVKAQDGGNPPLSSNASVKIIIQDQNDNAPQILYPVQTGGSVVAEMVPRSADVGYLVTKVVAVDVDSGQNAWLSYKLHKATDRALFEVGLQNGEIRTVRQVTDKDAVKQKLTVVVEDNGQPSRSATVSVNVAVADTFPEVLSEFTDFTHGKEYNDNLTFYLVLALAVVSFLFIVSIITILSVKCYRWRRERMFYKSGANLPVIPYYPPLYADVGGTGTLQHMYNYEGYRTTDSRRSDVKYARPPTESIISLDSSGTQTLAHAQREKVGEPSDQQKPPNADWRFNQNQRPGPSGATATPEVAMGTGPWPNPPTEAEQLQALMAAANEVSEATNTLGPGTMGLSTRYSPQFTLQHVPDYRQNVYIPGSTATLSANPQQSQQPPQALPAPQVTSAQVEPPKAQTPASKKKITKKEKK